The genome window GGGTCCGTGCTGGGCATTAACGCGCAGCAGTTTAATTAAACCCTGCAAACTAATGGGCGGCGCATAAATACCGTTGCTGTCACTAAATACACCAACGTAATCTGTTAGTCTGTTATCTAAGCACGGCTCGGGGTCGCCAAAACTAAACGCATCAGTCACCGCAGTTCGTTGGTTGTAATTTGGCGCTTGGCCGTTGCTTACTTGTAATCGTGGTTTCATTAAGCTGCAATTCCTACAGATGTTTGGCGGCTGTGGGCATTACCGTCCAGAGGTTCAAATAACAAGGCGTGCATAATTGCCCACGCAATATCGGCATGGCCCGTAGTGGCCGTGCGGTTAGTAGCATATGTAATTTGGTCGCCAACAACTTTACGGCGAATATTAATAAACGAGCTAGCAATGTTTACCGCGTCCTGGTCAAACTCAAGGCGTCGGTTTTGAATAACGTTAATTGCCTTAATAACCATACGGTTTTTAATAATAGGGTTGTAATGTATTGGCTCAGCGTTAGGGTAAAACTTAGTAATAAGCTCCCACACGCCGTAACCAATACCAGTGGTATCAACGCCAATGTGCACAACGTTGTATTTTTCGGTAAGTAGTTTTATTTCGCTGGCCATCGCTTCAAAATCATTACCGCTTAAATCAATTGCTTCAAGCAGCAAAAACTTTTCGCCAGGCTTCATTGGCGCACTTAAAATAGCTACGCTCGCTTTGTCGCCAAACCGCGCAGGGTCAAAACCAATAACCACCGGCTTTAACCCGTAAGGGCGTTCGTAATCTAAATCAAAGTCAGGCCACTTGGTAGAGTCGCCAACGCAGTTCATAAGCTGCTTGAGGTTAAACGCGCTGTGCGCATCATCAATAAACTTACACATAAACAAGTTATTAAACTCATCTACACTGTACTCGTTTTCAAGCACGCCAATGTCAATGCGGTCAAACCCGCTGGTAACCACATCGTACACAGTAAGCATTTGTCGCCAAATGCCATCTTCGCAAAGCCTGCCATTTTTTAAACTTTTATGGCTAACATCAATCGCAAATTCAGGGTCGTTACAGGCTTTTGTTTTGCGGTACCACTTTCCGTTCCAGTGGTCATACGCTTCATGGCTCGTAACGCTCGGCGTACTAAAATAGGTTATTCGTAAATGCTTATGCGTTGCCATGGCCTGCGCCAAACCGCGCAAGCTCTTATATTTTGGAATCCAAAAAACTTCGTCTATATATAGGTCGCCACTTTCCGACTGAGCAGTACGCGCATTAGTGCTTTTAAAAATAAGCTTAACTGTTTTGCCGCCCGCCAAATTAAGCACCATTGGCG of Pseudoalteromonas arctica A 37-1-2 contains these proteins:
- a CDS encoding terminase large subunit domain-containing protein, which translates into the protein MWRNMKANYGPDVRKKAQDLYVVEGYTYEEISDLAGMPSARSVRRWSEAENWADMCPTYNAEMAFSRRINLLADKDNKTDAEYKELDFCTRQLCALNKSKLAPAPKQRANNDDTAAGNSGGSGKKSKKKKKNDCSGITLEMLDELKDKLLYPHQKHWFENQDHRTRFILKPRQIGATFYFAFEAFYDAVINDRNKIFISASRDQAEVFKANIVALVREHFNVELTGSPMVLNLAGGKTVKLIFKSTNARTAQSESGDLYIDEVFWIPKYKSLRGLAQAMATHKHLRITYFSTPSVTSHEAYDHWNGKWYRKTKACNDPEFAIDVSHKSLKNGRLCEDGIWRQMLTVYDVVTSGFDRIDIGVLENEYSVDEFNNLFMCKFIDDAHSAFNLKQLMNCVGDSTKWPDFDLDYERPYGLKPVVIGFDPARFGDKASVAILSAPMKPGEKFLLLEAIDLSGNDFEAMASEIKLLTEKYNVVHIGVDTTGIGYGVWELITKFYPNAEPIHYNPIIKNRMVIKAINVIQNRRLEFDQDAVNIASSFINIRRKVVGDQITYATNRTATTGHADIAWAIMHALLFEPLDGNAHSRQTSVGIAA